One region of Cucurbita pepo subsp. pepo cultivar mu-cu-16 chromosome LG03, ASM280686v2, whole genome shotgun sequence genomic DNA includes:
- the LOC111791272 gene encoding leucine-rich repeat extensin-like protein 3, with translation MKMAPSAAIPLSLSFLFLFLHLADSQPFSPVDPQDPNSEIKCGSCPCSNPCVKQFPPPPPPPPPPNCKPALPPPPPPPRFIYTALSPPPPPRFIYTTGVPGNLYQIDANNRWYYFSGTTRNRPATAVLVVALGCGALNLMAFGKW, from the coding sequence ATGAAAATGGCGCCTTCCGCCGCCATTCCGCTGTCCCTTTcgtttctcttcctcttccttcaCCTCGCCGACTCCCAACCCTTCTCGCCCGTTGATCCGCAAGATCCCAATTCCGAAATAAAATGTGGATCATGCCCTTGTTCCAACCCATGTGTTAAACAATtccctcctccgccgccgccaccgccgccgccgaatTGCAAACCAGCGCTGCCGCCTCCACCACCGCCTCCCAGGTTTATTTATACAGCGCTgtctccaccaccacctccaaGGTTTATTTATACAACAGGTGTACCCGGTAACCTGTATCAGATTGATGCCAATAACCGTTGGTATTACTTCTCCGGCACAACCAGGAACCGGCCAGCCACGGCGGTGCTCGTGGTGGCGCTTGGCTGTGGAGCTTTGAATCTCATGGCGTTTGGTAAGTGGTAA
- the LOC111791385 gene encoding uncharacterized protein LOC111791385 has protein sequence MAVGIGVPICVECGTHRNPCRCKVVGPTLGFLAFAVAAVVEWPVGALVYCFRHHKGRRIMAHPVTVVYPSVSNAVPI, from the coding sequence ATGGCTGTCGGAATCGGCGTTCCGATCTGCGTCGAATGTGGAACCCACCGCAATCCGTGCAGGTGCAAGGTGGTGGGGCCGACCCTGGGGTTCTTGGCGTTCGCGGTGGCGGCGGTTGTAGAGTGGCCAGTGGGAGCTCTGGTTTACTGCTTCCGCCACCACAAGGGCCGCCGTATCATGGCGCATCCGGTCACCGTCGTTTACCCGTCGGTGTCTAATGCGGTTCCTATTTGA
- the LOC111791726 gene encoding pyridoxal kinase-like, with translation MSPPILSLALPSATGRVLSIQSHTVQGYVGNKSAVFPLQLLGYDVDPINSVHFSNHTGYPTFKGQVLNGEQLWDLIEGLEENELLYYTHLLTGYIGSVSFLNTVLKVVDKLRSANPKLIYVCDPVMGDEGKLYVPQELVSVYREKVVPVASMLTPNQFEAEQLTGLRIQSERDGREACNILHAAGPARVVITSINMNGKLLLIGSHQKNEGQAPEQFKIVIPMIPAYFTGTGDLTTALLLGWSNKYPEHLDLAAELAVSSLQAVLHRTMNDYISAGHNPKSSSLEIRLIQSQDEIRNPQVELKAEKYD, from the exons ATGTCGCCGCCGATCCTCTCGTTAGCTCTGCCGTCGGCGACTGGTCGAGTTCTCAGTATTCAGTCTCACACTGTTCAG GGATACGTTGGGAACAAATCTGCTgttttccctctccaattatTGGGCTATGATGTGGATCCAATAAATTCCGTGCACTTCTCAAACCACACAG GATATCCGACTTTCAAGGGCCAAGTTTTGAATGGAGAACAATTATGGGACTTAATTGAAGGccttgaagaaaatgaattgtTGTACTATACTCATCTGTTAACAG GTTATATTggttctgtttcttttctcAACACAGTGTTAAAAGTTGTTGATAAGCTTCGCTCAGCGAACCCTAAGCTAATATATG TATGTGATCCAGTGATGGGTGATGAAGGGAAGCTATATGTTCCTCAAGAACTGGTATCTGTATACCGCGAGAAG GTTGTCCCGGTAGCTTCAATGTTGACTCCTAATCAATTTGAAGCTGAACAATTGACTGGGTTAAG GATCCAATCTGAAAGAGATGGCAGGGAAGCTTGTAACATTCTTCATGCCGCAGGACCTGCAAGG GTTGTGATTACAAGCATAAATATGAACGGTAAACTTCTTCTCATTGGCAGCCATCAGAAGAATGAG GGCCAGGCTCCTGAACAATTTAAGATCGTGATTCCCATGATCCCTGCATATTTCACA GGAACTGGAGATCTTACGACTGCACTTCTGCTTGGTTGGAGCAAT AAATACCCTGAACACCTTGATTTGGCGGCAGAACTTGCAGTGTCAAGTTTGCAG GCGGTTCTGCACAGAACAATGAATGATTACATAAGTGCAGGACACAATCCTAAATCAAGTAGTTTGGAAATTCGATTGATTCAAAGCCAAGATGAGATTCGTAACCCACAAGTCGAACTCAAAGCTGAAAAATACGATTGA